GGCACCGCGATCCAGTAGAGGACGGGTGAGGCAGGAGCCCCGCGAACGGCGGCCACCGACGAGGCGGCGACGGAAACGAGCAGCAGGGCCAGCGATGCCAGCGCCCAGATCGTCAGGAACGGCCGCAGCCAGCGCTGCCAGTCAAGCCGACTCTGCAGCACGATGTCGCCCATCGCGGACGACCGCAGCCGGGCATAGACCAGGCACGCCGCTCCCGCGGCCGCCGGCCCGATGAAGACGGTGCTGCCCACCCCGTTGTCGAGGGCCTGCTTCCACGACCCCGACCAATGGCCCACGCGCGGCGCGGTGGCGACGGCACCGGCCAGCACCAGCAGACCGAACAGGAGCGCGACCCGCGGTCGGTCACCCACCCAGACCCAGGCGCTCCTCATGAGCGCGCCGCCGCGATCGTGGCGAGGAAGGCGTGCTCCGCGGACCCGTCCGGGCCGCCTCGTTCGGCGACGAAGGCAGCCGTGGGCCCGACGTGCAACAGGCGTCCGGCCTCCAGCACCGCCACCTGGTCCGCCATCATCACCACGTCCTCCATCACGTGGCTGCTGAGCAGCGTGACCGCCGACGTCCCGAGGTCGGCGAGGATCCCCCGCAGACCCGACCGCTGCTCAGGGTCGAGGCCGGTCGTCGGCTCATCCAGCAGGAGGACGTCGGGCTCCGTCACCAGCGCCACCGCCAGTGCCAGGCGGCGCTTCATCCCACCGGAGAGGTGGCGCACCCGGTCCTGCGCCCGGGACGCGAGCCCGACCCGGTCGAGGATGTCCCCGTTCCTCGCCCGGGCCACCGTCGCCGGCACGTCGCGGACCCAGCTCGCGTAGCCGAGCGCCTCGACGACGCGGAGCTCGCCGGGAAGGTCGAGCTGCTGGGGCATGTAGCCGATGCGACCGACCACCGACCGGCGGCGCCGACCGTAGAGGTCGACGCCGCCGACGGTTGCCCGACCCCCGTCGGGCCGCCGGCAGCCGGCCAGCGTGCGGAGCAGGGTCGACTTCCCGGCTCCGTTCACCCCGACCAGGCCGCACACGCCGCGCGCCATCGTGAAGGCGTCGATGTCGACGACCGGCGCTGCGCCGCGCCCGTAGGCGCAGCGCAGCGAGGTGACCGCGACCTCCACCTCAGAGGTTGAAGGTGAAGTACGGCTGGCGGCTGCAGGCATCCGGGCTCCACGACTGGTCCTCGCAGACCTTCGAGTAGACCCGGCCCTTGTCGGCGGCGCGCGTCGAGTAGTCGTCGGCGTCGTACTGGTCCTGCCAGCTGCCGCTCTGCGTCCGCGCACTCTGGTCCGAGCTGCCGACGGCGCACCACGACGGCGCGGTGTTGCCGGTGCACACCACGTAGTAGCGGTAGCCGGTCTCCGTGTAGACGGCGTTGCCGTTGTCGCGGCGGTCGCGGTAGTAGGTGTGGTTCTTGAGGAAGCCGTCCTTCTGGTACGACGTGCCGAAGGCCGACGCACGCAGCGTGCCGTCGTAGGCGTTGAGCGGGTCGCCCGCGGAGTACCAGTTGTACGACGCCGCCATCGCGGCCGGCGCGGTGACGAGGAACAGCAGGCCGGTCAGCGCCGTGAGGAGCAAGGTCGCGACCGAGCGCGAAGAAGTGAGCATGGAACGACTCCCGAGATGAGACCGTCGGCGACGGTCGCCGAGCGGTAGCCACATACTCGTATGGCCACATCGGGAATGTCAACGAGGCCCGTGACCGGTTGTGGATATCCGGGCAGACGTCCGAAAACGCACCAGGACCCGGCCGGGGAGGGAGGGTGGCCGGGTCCTGATTGTCCACGCAGCTGATGGACAGTGCCTGGACCGAGCCCGGGCTTCGGGAGGGAGCGTGATTCCCGGGCTCGGTGGATCAACGAGACCGGGAGGGGCGGGTTACGCCGGTTGGTCACAACTTGGCCAAAAGTTCTGGGGCGGCCCCGGGAGACCCGGAACCGCCCCAGCAGTGCACTTCTGCCCCAGGCGTCGACTCAGCTCACACCGACGATGGGCAGCCGGAGCGCCGCCGGCGCGTCAGCCGGTACGACGGGCGCCTTCGGCGCCACCGGCTGGATCCGCTCGTAGCCCTCGCCGAGCGACGGGCGGGCGTCCTGCTCGCCCTTGTTGGGCCAGTAGGCCATCGCCCGCTCCGCCTGCGCGGTGATCGTGAGCGACGGGTTGACCCCCAGGTTGGCCGAGATCGTCGAGCCGTCGACGATGTGGAGGCCGGGGTGCCCGAAGACCCGCTGGTAGCCGTCGACCACGCCGGTCTCCGGGCTGTCGCCGATCGTGCAGCCGCCGATGAAGTGGGCGGTCAGCGGCCGGTTGAACGGCTCGCCGATCGTCCCGCCGGCGGTGCCGCCGCCCATCACCCGCGCCATGCGGCGTACCGCGTCGTTGGCGGCCGGGATCCACGTCGGGTTCGGCTCGCCGTGGCCCTGCTTCGACGACAGGATCCACTTGCCGGCGACCCGCTTCGGGAAGGTCGTGATCGAGTTGTCGACCGACTGCATGACGAGCGCGATGACGACCCGCTCCGACCAGTGCTTCACGTCGTACAGGTCGCGGACGCGGGTGCGCTCCTTCCACAGCTCCTTGAGCCACACCTTCCAGCGCGGCTCGGGGCCGTCGCCGTCGGTGAGCACGGTCTGCATCAGCGACATCGCGTTGCTGCCCTTGCCGTAGCGCACCGGCTCGATGTGGGTGTGCTCGTCGGGGTGCCACGAGGAGGTGATCGCCACGCCCTCGGTGTAGTCGACGTCGGCGCCCTCGGGCGCGATGGCACCGAGGATCGACTCGGAGTTGGTGCGCGTCAGGTGGCCGATCCGGTCGGAGACGTTGGGCAGGTCGCCCTCGGCCTTGAGCCGGTGGAGCAGCTTCTGGGTGCCAAGCGCGGCGGCCGAGAAGACGACCTGCTCGGCGGTGAACGTCTTCACGGCGGTACGACGGGACAGCTTCGCCTTGGTCCAGCGCGTGTCGACCCGGTAGCCGCCGCCGGCCAGCGGCCGCACCCGGGTCACCGTGGTCAGCGGGTGCACCTCGGCGCCGTTCTGCTCGGCGAGGTAGAGGTAGTTCTTGACCAGGGTGTTCTTGGCGTTGTGCCGGCAACCGGTCATGCACTCGCCGCAGTCGAGGCAGGCGTTGCGCTTCGGGCCGGCCCCGCCGAAGTACGGGTCGTCGGCCTGCTCGCCGGCCGCCTGGCCGGGACCGCCGAAGAAGACGCCGACCGGGGTCGCGTGGAAGGTGTCGCCGACGCCCATCTCCTCGGCGACCTTCTTCATGACCTCGTCCGACGGGGTCATGCGCGGGTACTCGACGACGCCGAGCATCCGCTTGGCCTGGTCGTAGTACGGCGCCAGCTCCGCCTTCCAGTCGGTGATGTGCGCCCAGGACGGGTCCTTGTAGAACGGCTCGAGCGGCTCGTAGAGCGTGTTCGCGTAGACCAGCGAACCGCCGCCCACGCCGGCGCCGGCGAGGATCAGGCAGTCCTTGACCATGTCGATGCGCTGGATGCCGTAGCAGCCGGCCGCCGGGGCGTAGAGGTACTTCTTCAGGTCCCAGGAGTTGTCGGCGAAGTCGGCGTCGGTGAACCGCGCGCCGGCCTCGAGGACGCCGACGCGGTAGCCCTTCTCGGTCAGCCGGAGCGCGGTGACGGAGCCGCCGAAGCCCGAGCCGATGACGAGGACGTCGTAGTCGAAGTCGGTCATGTGTTCCCCCTTGCTCAGGCGCGGCCGAGCTTGTCCATGATCCGCAGCGAGGCGGTCATGATCTTCGCGTAGGACTCGTCGGACATGCCGAGAACCGGCCCGAAGCGCAGCAGGCGCTGGACCGCGACCGACTGCGTCTCGGTGTAGCGGTGGATGCCCTCGCTGCCCTGGCGGCGGCCCATGCCGGACTCGCGCATGCCGCCCATCGGGGCGCTGATGCTGGCGAAGGTGGCGCCGAACGCCTCGTTGACGTTGACCGTGCCGCACTTGATCTGGCGGGCCACGGCGCGCCCGCGCGCGGTGTCGCGGGTGTAGACCGAGCCGTTGAGGCCGTACTCGCCGTCGTTGGCGCGCGCGATCGCGTCGGCCTCGTCGTGGAAGCGGTAGATCGAGACGACCGGGCCGAAGGTCTCGTGGCCGAAGCAGGTCATCTCCGGCGTGACGCCCTCGAGGATCGTCGGCTCGTAGTAGTACGGCGCCAGGTCGGGCCGCGCCTTGCCGCCGGCCAGCACGCGGGCGCCCTTGGCGACGGCGTCCTCGACGTGGGCGGAGACGGTCTCGAGCTGGTCGG
Above is a genomic segment from Nocardioides aromaticivorans containing:
- a CDS encoding ABC transporter ATP-binding protein, which translates into the protein MEVAVTSLRCAYGRGAAPVVDIDAFTMARGVCGLVGVNGAGKSTLLRTLAGCRRPDGGRATVGGVDLYGRRRRSVVGRIGYMPQQLDLPGELRVVEALGYASWVRDVPATVARARNGDILDRVGLASRAQDRVRHLSGGMKRRLALAVALVTEPDVLLLDEPTTGLDPEQRSGLRGILADLGTSAVTLLSSHVMEDVVMMADQVAVLEAGRLLHVGPTAAFVAERGGPDGSAEHAFLATIAAARS
- a CDS encoding GMC oxidoreductase; amino-acid sequence: MTDFDYDVLVIGSGFGGSVTALRLTEKGYRVGVLEAGARFTDADFADNSWDLKKYLYAPAAGCYGIQRIDMVKDCLILAGAGVGGGSLVYANTLYEPLEPFYKDPSWAHITDWKAELAPYYDQAKRMLGVVEYPRMTPSDEVMKKVAEEMGVGDTFHATPVGVFFGGPGQAAGEQADDPYFGGAGPKRNACLDCGECMTGCRHNAKNTLVKNYLYLAEQNGAEVHPLTTVTRVRPLAGGGYRVDTRWTKAKLSRRTAVKTFTAEQVVFSAAALGTQKLLHRLKAEGDLPNVSDRIGHLTRTNSESILGAIAPEGADVDYTEGVAITSSWHPDEHTHIEPVRYGKGSNAMSLMQTVLTDGDGPEPRWKVWLKELWKERTRVRDLYDVKHWSERVVIALVMQSVDNSITTFPKRVAGKWILSSKQGHGEPNPTWIPAANDAVRRMARVMGGGTAGGTIGEPFNRPLTAHFIGGCTIGDSPETGVVDGYQRVFGHPGLHIVDGSTISANLGVNPSLTITAQAERAMAYWPNKGEQDARPSLGEGYERIQPVAPKAPVVPADAPAALRLPIVGVS